One Salvia splendens isolate huo1 chromosome 12, SspV2, whole genome shotgun sequence genomic window carries:
- the LOC121758145 gene encoding FAD-linked sulfhydryl oxidase ERV1-like isoform X2, producing the protein MATSDNPVQLLLKGVGRVSECIQTNLSRFFPRSDDPSSSQPRNKTPLLTLSTPNHTRQPAEILNKGKSSGPTTKEELGRATWTFLHTLAAQYPDKPTRQQKKDVKELMEILSRMYPCKECADHFKEVIRANPVMAGSHDEFSQWLCYAHNVVNRSLGKVVFPCERVDARWGKLECEQRACDLQGTTMDFSNGAT; encoded by the exons ATGGCTACGTCGGATAATCCGGTACAACTTCTGTTAAAAGGAGTAGGCAGAGTTTCGGAGTGCATTCAGACGAATCTCTCTCGCTTCTTCCCGCGCTCAGATGATCCTTCATCCTCGCAACCCAGAAACAAGACCCCTCTTTTAACGCTCTCCACGCCAAATCACACTCGCCAACCCGCCGAAATTCTCAACAAG GGAAAATCATCAGGCCCAACAACTAAAGAAGAACTTGGAAGAGCTACATGGACGTTTCTCCACACTCTAGCTGCTCAG TACCCGGATAAGCCGACCAGGCAACAGAAGAAAGATGTCAAAGAACTG ATGGAGATATTATCTCGCATGTATCCTTGTAAGGAATGTGCAGATCACTTTAAAGAAGTTATAAG AGCGAACCCTGTAATGGCTGGATCGCATGATGAGTTCTCCCAATGGTTATGCTATGCGCATAATGTTGTTAATAGAAG CCTAGGCAAGGTTGTGTTTCCATGTGAACGAGTTGATGCTCGGTGGGGGAAGCTAGAATGCGAGCAGCGCGCATGTGACCTGCAAGGGACCACCATGGATTTCAGCAATGGAGCAACATGA
- the LOC121758145 gene encoding FAD-linked sulfhydryl oxidase ERV1-like isoform X1: protein MATSDNPVQLLLKGVGRVSECIQTNLSRFFPRSDDPSSSQPRNKTPLLTLSTPNHTRQPAEILNKGKSSGPTTKEELGRATWTFLHTLAAQVFQYPDKPTRQQKKDVKELMEILSRMYPCKECADHFKEVIRANPVMAGSHDEFSQWLCYAHNVVNRSLGKVVFPCERVDARWGKLECEQRACDLQGTTMDFSNGAT from the exons ATGGCTACGTCGGATAATCCGGTACAACTTCTGTTAAAAGGAGTAGGCAGAGTTTCGGAGTGCATTCAGACGAATCTCTCTCGCTTCTTCCCGCGCTCAGATGATCCTTCATCCTCGCAACCCAGAAACAAGACCCCTCTTTTAACGCTCTCCACGCCAAATCACACTCGCCAACCCGCCGAAATTCTCAACAAG GGAAAATCATCAGGCCCAACAACTAAAGAAGAACTTGGAAGAGCTACATGGACGTTTCTCCACACTCTAGCTGCTCAG GTTTTTCAGTACCCGGATAAGCCGACCAGGCAACAGAAGAAAGATGTCAAAGAACTG ATGGAGATATTATCTCGCATGTATCCTTGTAAGGAATGTGCAGATCACTTTAAAGAAGTTATAAG AGCGAACCCTGTAATGGCTGGATCGCATGATGAGTTCTCCCAATGGTTATGCTATGCGCATAATGTTGTTAATAGAAG CCTAGGCAAGGTTGTGTTTCCATGTGAACGAGTTGATGCTCGGTGGGGGAAGCTAGAATGCGAGCAGCGCGCATGTGACCTGCAAGGGACCACCATGGATTTCAGCAATGGAGCAACATGA